The Dehalobacter sp. sequence GCACTTGAGAGCATCGCATATTCTCAAAAGAACATCGGTCGTTAGATTCTCATTCTTTGATAATTTTGCCATCGAGGCGGTACTGATTCCTGTAGCTTCTCGTAGGTCTTTCCTCTTCATATCTTTATCAATTAGGAGTTTCCATAGTTTCTTATAACTGACAGTAGACATTTCCTACTCCTTTCGATTTACAGACACACTACTCTGAAATCCTATCGTAAAACTTTATTTTACGTTTGCATATTATTATACCGAATTTGAGTGTAAGTGTCAATTTTCTGGCTTAATTGAAAGGTGAGATGCCACTTTGTAAGACGAAAAGCCATGTTTGTAACCGACAAGTGAATATTTGTAAACGAAACGCAGTTTTTGTATCCGAAAAGCCACTTTTGAAAATGAAA is a genomic window containing:
- a CDS encoding helix-turn-helix transcriptional regulator, with translation MSTVSYKKLWKLLIDKDMKRKDLREATGISTASMAKLSKNENLTTDVLLRICDALKCDISDIMEVSLDDEDQSDNEEYEKV